The following are from one region of the Fusarium keratoplasticum isolate Fu6.1 chromosome 4, whole genome shotgun sequence genome:
- a CDS encoding Iwr1 domain-containing protein has product MSIPPQLIRVKRKRDDESPVTFLQFDEGAKRHRTGSNWVYQRRHADPQSPTEAPARSFHDVKPVIHVSGPDGDAPRTKAKVAVKAPAPPSTASSLNTAPADDSKLAEPRRFHISKKMMMTATGNQSSIPGMKKKGRYGPAVFVERGRVKASQRASRALEAMRASATPPPDQQQQDATAAVDQKATEPRLKKPGVRSRQRSPMPDPNARAPLPVSAMNPHNQDMSRIAADMNDWVMKEIGANLEQMENEKRKAVQHRFKPKTPTKSYAERHPEVVASTPEPNQMDTAMSDASDMDDDDWVIEEYVRVPAHAMMVNVAPADVGVLVLDGEEDNTLFFGPENDEDEELDEDDEDENAENYYTADYPEDEVESDDEYGRRPYGYRNGNASDDEEFDNMDYDDDDDDMVLEGNGDDDATMARIKNYVRRSHAFQ; this is encoded by the exons ATGTCTATTCCGCCTCAGCTTATTCGCGTCAAGCGAAAGCGCGACGATGAGTCGCCCGTGACTTTCCTCC AGTTTGACGAGGGCGCGAAGCGTCATCGAACTGGGAGTAATTGGGTCTACCAGAGACGACATGCCGATCCTCAGTCTCCCACCGAAGCCCCTGCGAGATCCTTTCACGATGTCAAACCCGTCATCCATGTGTCCGGTCCCGATGGTGACGCTCCTCGGACAAAGGCAAAGGTCGCCGTCAAGGCACCGGCTCCTCCTAGCACCGCCTCTTCGTTGAACACGGCACCCGCCGATGACTCCAAACTCGCCGAGCCACGACGTTTCCACATATCGAAGAaaatgatgatgacggctaCCGGAAATCAGTCTTCCATCCCTGGCATGAAGAAAAAGGGGCGTTACGGACCCGCCGTGTTCGTTGAGCGAGGTCGTGTCAAGGCCAGTCAGCGAGCTTCACGAGCTCTCGAGGCAATGCGCGCATCTGCAACGCCGCCGCCCgatcagcaacagcaagaTGCAACCGCGGCAGTAGATCAGAAGGCAACGGAGCCGCGCTTGAAGAAACCAGGAGTGAGGAGTCGACAACGCTCTCCTATGCCGGATCCCAATGCGCGGGCCCCTCTGCCGGTCTCCGCCATGAACCCTCACAACCAGGACATGTCGAGGATCGCGGCTGACATGAACGACTGGGTCATGAAGGAAATCGGCGCAAACCTCGAACAGATGGAGAacgagaagcgcaaggcagTGCAACACAGGTTCAAGCCAAAAACCCCGACAAAAAGTTATGCTGAACGCCATCCAGAAGTCGTGGCCAGTACCCCTGAGCCCAACCAGATGGATACAGCCATGAGCGACGCGAGTGAtatggatgatgatgactgggTCATTGAGGAATACGTTCGTGTCCCTGCACATGCCATGATGGTCAACGTGGCACCAGCAGATGTCGGTGTTTTGGTTcttgatggagaggaggataaCACCCTGTTCTTTGGCCCTGAgaacgacgaagacgaggagcttgacgaggacgatgaggacgaaaATG CCGAGAACTACTACACGGCGGATTACCCCGAAGACGAGGTAGAGTCAGATGATGAGTATGGACGGCGCCCATACGGCTACCGCAACGGGAACGCatccgacgacgaggagttTGACAACATGGActacgatgatgatgacgatgacatggtcttggagggaaacggcgacgacgatgccaccATGGCCCGCATCAAAAACTACGTGAGACGCAGCCATGCCTTTCAATAG